The following proteins are co-located in the Colletotrichum lupini chromosome 4, complete sequence genome:
- a CDS encoding dipeptidase domain-containing protein, translating into MMLQSSAVVIAALAGPASASYAFYVGKDLTADGSVMVGGTGEEVSSHWLQLFPAADHAANATITVGVTDKASIPGELFTIAQVSHTYRYMSMEYSDFEGFPAPLTNGGLNENGVTVRDVWAQNRDELVNMTPTPQHGIQYSDLARIVMERARTAREGVEIIGDLMNQYGEATYGGNTHLVADKDEGWVVWEMAGGKKLWAAERLKTDEVRVLYPGYIEDFPTDFANSSDYMGSENIVSFAVEQGWWDPNGGVPFNIFNAYGEKGENMTARDGGFKFMSQAALENATLEMVPLTEEKLMERVRDKRIADDEAGYGQIVSLKAGIDADLLRIWNAPATSVSSPFVPWWLGVNSVPPEFGEHRYLTTGASGSFLNPDFQLQEASVFAGRIFKRVLYYMCSSPDIYLPIVTQMLTGFENQSRSDVDWVETSARVLIENNEREAAHSLLTYYSHSRAAKALELGKTMTDALDGYIKLTGQWKNPVGSEINDAGEGAETVNCLVGYDPDQPIWKQPAHPTRRRRSVRNKMIVQRHH; encoded by the coding sequence ATGATGCTCCAAAGCTCTGCCGTTGTCATAGCGGCCCTCGCCGGGCCGGCCTCCGCTAGCTACGCCTTCTACGTCGGCAAGGACCTCACCGCCGACGGGAGCGTCATGGTCGGCGGCACCGGCGAAGAAGTCTCCTCCCACTGGCTCCAGCTGTTTCCCGCCGCCGACCACGCGGCTAACGCAACGATCACCGTCGGCGTGACGGACAAGGCCAGCATTCCCGGCGAGCTCTTTACGATTGCGCAGGTCAGCCACACCTACCGGTACATGTCGATGGAGTACTCGGACTTCGAGGGCTTCCCAGCGCCGCTCACCAACGGTGGCCTTAACGAGAACGGCGTCACCGTCCGTGACGTATGGGCGCAGAACCGCGATGAGCTAGTCAACATGACCCCGACCCCGCAGCACGGAATCCAGTACAGCGACCTTGCGCGCATCGTCATGGAACGAGCTAGGACTGCTCGAGAGGGCGTGGAAATCATTGGCGACTTGATGAACCAGTACGGCGAGGCAACTTACGGCGGAAACACTCACTTGGTCGCCGACAAGGACGAGGGCTGGGTTGTCTGGGAGATGGCCGGCGGCAAGAAGCTATGGGCGGCAGAGCGTCTCAAGACCGACGAGGTCCGCGTTCTATACCCTGGCTACATTGAGGACTTTCCCACCGACTTTGCCAACAGCTCCGATTATATGGGCTCCGAAAACATTGTCTCCTTTGCCGTCGAGCAAGGTTGGTGGGATCCCAACGGGGGCGTGCCCTTCAACATCTTCAACGCGTACGGCGAAAAGGGCGAGAATATGACTGCCCGTGACGGCGGCTTCAAGTTCATGTCCCAAGCCGCGCTCGAGAACGCCACCCTTGAGATGGTTCCTCTCACCGAGGAGAAGCTGATGGAGCGCGTCCGCGACAAGCGCATCGCCGATGACGAGGCAGGCTACGGGCAAATCGTCAGCTTGAAAGCTGGTATCGATGCGGACCTGCTGCGCATTTGGAATGCTCCTGCGACTTCCGTCTCGTCGCCATTCGTGCCGTGGTGGCTCGGTGTCAACAGCGTGCCCCCCGAATTCGGTGAGCACCGCTATCTCACCACCGGCGCCTCGGGCAGCTTCCTGAACCCGGATTTCCAGCTGCAGGAGGCGAGCGTCTTTGCCGGTCGCATCTTCAAGCGCGTGCTGTATTACATGTGCTCATCCCCAGACATCTATCTGCCCATCGTCACGCAGATGCTCACGGGCTTCGAGAACCAGAGCCGCAGCGACGTGGACTGGGTCGAGACAAGCGCTAGAGTTCTCATCGAGAACAACGAGCGTGAGGCGGCGCATTCGCTGCTCACGTACTACTCGCACAGCAGAGCTGCCAAGGCGCTCGAGCTGGGCAAGACAATGACTGATGCTCTTGATGGATATATCAAGCTCACTGGGCAATGGAAGAATCCTGTCGGCAGCGAGATTAACGATGCTGGCGAGGGCGCGGAGACGGTCAACTGCCTTGTTGGTTATGATCCTGATCAACCTATCTGGAAGCAGCCTGCGCATCCTACTCGACGCAGGAGAAGCGTGAGGAACAAGATGATTGTTCAGCGTCATCACTGA